Part of the Lycorma delicatula isolate Av1 chromosome 13, ASM4794821v1, whole genome shotgun sequence genome is shown below.
gtgtctcggcctttaatctggATGTCCTGAATTCAAATCCAGATCAGGTATGGCACTTTTCTCCATTCTACAAAATTGcaatttcatctcatcctgtaaTGCAGTATCTAATGGTGATATTACATCAATAAGAATGgcggtacaaaaataaaaaaaaattaacattaaattataagcattagataaattttattatacttgtagtaaattatgtatatttgaaataatgctattaatattttctccttaattaaatttctcaatATAAAGTTTACAATGATCATAAAGATTctctaatttgaatattattgagatttctttttaaaatataactctcTTTAAAGATTTTTGGCAAACATTACAAACAATCTTTCTCTTTGGTGTGTAAATGCCTCTTTAAactattaagattattaaaaaccttttgccagaagtatgaaaattaatgttcTTTAAATCAGAAGGCTGATAAATCTttttggcagaagttacaaaCACTATTTTTCTCTTTTGCACGAAAATTAATATGTCTTTAAACTGTCTTTACgataaaatgacttttgacaaaaaatacaaatataatttttctctttggtatgaacatttaaatatgattttaaacaaaaattttgattaaaaaaaacatttgaaaaaatttttaaatataatttttctcttttttatgaatCTTAAGGTGTTTCTTTAAATCAGAAGGATGATAAAAATCCTTTTGGCAgacattacaaacataaattttctcttttgtatgaagaTTAATATGTTTCATTAAACTGTCTTTACgataaaatgacttttgacaaaagttacaaatacaatttttctctttgttaTGAATATTTAGATGCGTCTTTAATCCAGAAGAACTTTTCTCTTTGGTATGCAAATTAATATGTGTCCTTAAagtgtttttatgattaaatgacttttgacaaatgttacaaatataatttttctcttttgtatgaatattaatatgtgcCTTTAATCTAGAAGAACAAGTtaaaaccttttggcagaagttacaaacgtaagttttctcttttgtatgagaATTAATATGCTTCTTTAAATCAGAAGGCTgataaaaaaccttttggcagacGTAACAagcataatttttctcttttgtatgaaaattaatatgtGTCTTTAAAGTGTCTTTACgaataaatgacttttgacaaaagttacaaacataattttcctcTTCATTATGAGTAGTAAGGTGAGTTTTTAAAGCACTATCACGAATAAGAGATTTTTCACAAacgttactattattttttttctttttaccatgaaagttaatgtgtctctttaaataacatttacatccGAATCTTCCATCgcaatattcacaaaccaatttctttcctttctggATAAACTTGTTCTCACTACTTATATTCTTGACTAAACTTTCTTCTGTCGTTACATCACCATATGCACACTTACAttcactggattttttttttataattccatcatgTACAGAATTATTTACACATTTGCAAGTAATACAATGGTTGGTACCTCCCTTGATGATTCCTTTATCAATAGtaacctgtaaaataaaaaataactaataattataattgcacATATGAAAGTGACAAACCAAAAATCAATGTCTGATTATTACGGAACAAAAATGTCATCATCAGTCTGTTTTTTCATGAAGCCCACTATAACAAGGCACATGTACCTTGATACGCTTGAAAACTTTGCTGTTCCTCATATCTCTGCAGGATACAGTTTCCAAACAGATGGTGCTCTACCGCACTTTTATCGAGATGTTAACATGTTCCTGAACAATCCTTCCCTGGATGTTGGATCATACAGGAGGGGTAATTGGATTGCCACCTACATCTCCCAGATAtcatttttttagacttttttttataattaaatatatccatatataaaaatatgttgtcaaataaaaataataattaaaaattaaaatgataaatatgttaaaaagaatgaatttattgTGTGATTTGGCTAgccaatattatattactgtatagGATTTTAAATAGATTCTGTATTAtttgacaatatatttttatatacggaatttttaattttgattttaaattttatatcttaagttttagcaaattctgttttattgtatttattttgtttatggtGTGCATTTATAATATGCAATTTTACGTgaacaataaaaacattgtatcaactgaagatgtgagaaaatcgtgaaagtactcttttgtgtatatataatgatataaggtaagtgtcatcctacctaatttaattttattctgtacttggtgggtcaagttatttatatatatatatatatattcacatctttatatatatatatatatatatattcacattatTGGTTGTGTATGTTACTACTCTAAATCTATTGTTGTCAGTTTTAAACTATTCATGCATCAGTGTCATAAGTTTCATTCTTTGAGTTgtgtttttctacaaaaaaacccTGATGGATCAAGGAATGGGTTCTTTAATGGAAGCTAATCAGTGTTCTGGAATCCTTTCAAGGAACATgctgaatattatgaaataataaattaaataagttaaaataattattaataatggaaCTACAATGATTAGCTTCGACATAACTTATATGTACTCAAATATACCTATTGGttatacaatttcaataatagaaaataaattaagtttatatataatatgagttgagatttttggggattgtgacttgaatCACAAAAAGAATCATCCACTCGCTATGTTTCTTCCTCTCCACTGTCCATTTTCTTcctattgtttctttttttgctcttgttcaattttattatttctgatttcatCTCTAAATTTCCTTCTGttcttgatttcttcttctgagatgTTTAGTCGTTCCAGGTCATCTTTTGTTTCTTTCAACCAAATGGACTTTTATTTACTTGCCTTGACAATGTTGAAAATTTCCTTAGTGAGTCTATCTTCACTCATCCTGCATAAGtgtcatatatgttttttctGAATGAATTGCAAAAAAGTCAATTGAAAAAGACAGTGGAGAGGAAAAAACATAGTGAGTGGATGAAGAGGTTttggaaagaaaaaagaagtaagtAAAGCTATAATTGGCTTAAAGTCATGCGCTCTCCTAAAGAagaataatcagaaataataataataattgggttgtaatccaaaatttatatactagataataataataatgaaaagtgggacaccaattatccagatgtcCAACTAACTGAACTGCTTAAATCCAGAcaggcaattttaaaaaaaactagtgcataatttgaaaaatttagactATTCAAACTCTGCTTCAACaggaatatttttatcaatgtttattATACTGGGTTATTTAACTGCCTTTTCtgaaattcatttaacaaaagccggcctttgtaaaactaattataaaagcaaatttctacaCCTTGTATTTTTTGTACCATATTACTGTATCTCTTTTTTCATACATTGTACATATGttcaaaatttcttcttaattttacaaaaatatctttactttttatttttttacttagtgtTTAACCATTAAACAAAGAATGATATGTGCAGTATATATGATGAACCtgttttaaattatccttttcaATTATCTAGATTTGGCCTAGCAAGCTCCATTTGGATAATTTGTGTTCCGCTGTATTCAAAATCTATCAatcttaccacttcattttcaacttttaaattttctgatttgttggtgtcttcaattgctaaaggatctttttcaatacTACCATTCATAATGTCAAGCGGTTCCTCTTTCAGATGTACTAAATTTATTTGctgcaataaaaaaactataaattaatgcTACTAAGTAAATATGGTTATGATTTATtgtacagtttataaaataaaaataaattgtatatctaATTTGATTACCACACACAAAAACAGTGcagccacagttaaattattattattatgtgactTTAATGTGCCAAGTTTTGTACGAGAAAACCTAggaaatgtttcttttgctacATGCtatcatacaaatttaaatggtaaaaatttaagTCACCTTACAAATGTTAGGAGGTATTGTAATCtataaattgtaatcttttacaatcaaataatttgttcaaACTCCTGCGGTAATTctcaaaattctgtttttttcccTAATCTTATTGACATCAGTGTTAATACTGCTTACGGtgaaattgtttttcatgataaatatCTTTTACCTTCAAGATAACGTTACCTAAGATTCTGAATTCTAGTCTTATACCTCATATATTCttaccatatataaaaatattaattttataatattcaacatttactaaataagagtttgattataaataatatttattttttatattgtcacGTAAACTTAAAGTTTGTGCGTGGAAcatgaaaactgaattttgtagcatatgaaaaattgcaTGCATGACTGGGATTTGTTATTAATCACTGATACAGTCATTTTTTTGAGGAATTGCaactacttattaataatattgttgatcgACATGTagcaaaaatacatacaaaaacaatgtaattttcaaGCGGTTCTCTAGTGAATTTATTATGccaattattaagaaaaacttccataAACTTCAAAAACAATGTAATctacttattattaagaatttttttaattatactgttaaagttgaggaatctttatctaatgattccaaagatgtttttataaataaactaataaaaatgaggATATGGATCTTCTATTGTGTAATGTACTTATGATTTTACAAGCATGGGTTTAACGCCCgactatttgaattaaaataaatagttaaacattTACCACACTTACAGAGATTTAAAAACGTACCAATTACCCAGCCTTTGCTTGAgaataagaatgtaaaattaGGCCTTAGCAACAAAGGCAATTGCAAAATTACAGGAAACTGgcaagatttgccggttgaagcacaatctttaatgaattaaattaatgaactgtgagtctcctatcactgtgtgagctgtgtttgaactgaatgattcataggagttgaatgaataatattacaaaataatacaatattaaataaattttaaaaatttctgttaacatAATGGGCTTCCCATTGGGACTGCATCTGAGGCTAGGGTGGTCAGGTATACGAGCTCctcatgggaggctagaccaatcattactatcaactggtaacaaacggggtgccccagGAGTGCCCCGGTTTTGGGAAGTGCTATGTGGTGCtcttatatctctgcaaaaatcattcgattattaaaattcaaatggggaatatatataaattgggcACTTGCGTATCTGGCAAGAACGATGGAGTATGGCGGAGAAAGCAGCCTGGATGAGAAGATTAATACCAGACCTGGCAGTATGTAATAAGAGAAAACTTGGTGACTTGAGTTATATGTTACACAGTTAAATGATGGGTCATGGCAATTTTGACTCATACTTGTATGGTATTGACAGGCGGGAATCACctgaatgtatgtactgtgataTCTGGGACACAGTAGAGCATATGCTGTTCTACTTTCCGGAGTGGAAGAGCACTGTGGACATGCTGGCAGTAGTGGCCTAGAGCCAGAAAATGTGACATGTGCGTATATGCTGAACTTGGAAGGCAACTGGAGAGCACTTGAGGAATTTGCTAGGATGACACTTTGGGCTAAGGAAGCAAGAAAAGAAGGAGGGCTTTCTAATGGAATAAGTTGAATCATGACCATCAGGTATGTGAACGGCTGGTGGTGCCACTGAGTGTGGAGAACATCATAGGAAGGATGCTTACGAACAAGAATTGGTACACGCTGATCTTGCAATACGTAGCAGGGGTGATTCAGCAGGAAGATCGGAAAGCAAGGGGGGTGACAGAAGCCCTCTGTGGAGTTGTCATTAGTCTGGGCTTGCTTGGATAGGCAGCAATGAGGAAGCAGGTGTACTCCTGATCCATAAAGCTGAAAAGATAAAGTCCCGGAGGGAATGGCAAGCGAAGTGATGTCTGCAGCCATGGGGTAGGCCttgaggagcccctgagttggctctgaGATTCACCTGGGCTGATGAGCCCTGAAGGGTCCTGGTTCTGATTAGATAGCTAGTCTCATAAGAGAcctaaaatgtgttttattccTTTGGGCAACCAAGTTATAGGTTCATGGAGTTCTTATGCAGaaattaaaaagcttttaaatgtCTATTTTTGAATATGCACTTTTTATAGCATAATGCTGCACAAACATAAAACCCTCTACACTACTATcacatatatttttgaaattgcacTATTGATAACTGAAGGCACAATAAAAAAGttcacaataaaaaagtaataaaaggttcacaattaaaaaaaactgaagttattGACAACATTTTGCATCAGGTGAATCTAAGAATGATTACTTTAGCACTGCAGCATCAGCTCCACAGGGTGCTAActtcaaatatcttttgtaatagtatggtaaatatgttaacatttcctaatgtaaatacagaattaaattttatcttattttcatttcattaataaaatgtcaaactgtatttaatttgtatCAGGTCAGGTTTTAGTTGCTAAcctgataaatattcaaatatgacaAGTGAATACAATTAATAACCAATTACCCAGATCTTATTAAAATGAGAACTCTATCGACAAGTTAAAatacacacatctcagaaatcagtgaagtttaaaaacaacacttttgcCCTTTCACTTTAACCATTTTTCATTCACGCATAACTTATTAAGTCGGTatcaattaactaaaaataaatagaattacaaatgattttttttataacagaacatACTGAAAcagctacacacacacacacacacacacacacacacacacacgcacacaaattacattaataagaGACAAATCATGGTtgttacaatatccaataattatacTTACATGACCCGCAGAAAATTCCATCACTTCCTCTGTCTTCACCgtgtgtaaatcatttatttcaagttCATTGGTTTCCATTTTAAGATTAAGATGCggtaaaacttcattatttagtGATATCTCAGAGtcctttaaaaataagataaaagaaaaaaccttacaaaatgtgaaaactaatagtcaataaataatctttctttattctgactggaacttaataatactattatataattatatcacatcatcataaaacagattattaatagaaaaaacacatgaaataatgttaaggaaaatatttaaacagaaaaaatcacaaaaagataattcaaaattcagagggtgctattgaaaattattttgagcatatatttaaatacatgttgATCGGAATGCAGATAAATtgtgcttttttttgtaattagtgttatttaaaaattcatcaacagaggaatgttatttctgtaaaagagaatttttaattgtattttaaataaattgttgagaagatttttcaaatgattcagcAATTCAGAAGCAGAATAAGACAAATTATGAGAAAACAGTAGTTGTCTGGTTCAGTTTAGAtagatattgttatttcttaagaACAAGTAAAGATTGcccattcataaatataaaacacaaggatagaataagttatttaattttctaaatataggtctacaCGATTCACTTTTAAACaccagataatgatctgacagcccaattttctatcttaaaaaatCATCTGGTTTTACGGGAGCACCAAGAtttgatattaaactttatacaGGAATATATgcagaaataataaacatttcctgCAAACTGCATACTTcctttgactgtaaaaaaaaataaaatcaatctctACCAGTCAGCAAACAAGCCAAAAATAAGTGactgaatgaaaatgataattgttttattgtcaAAGTCATTGTTTCATGctgatctctgtggcagagtaGTTAATATCTCATCAGGAGGTCCTGGGTGCGACTCCTGGTCAAGCATGTCATTTTCTGCATGCTACAATACTCATTATCATACATGAGTAAATTTAAGTGGGTGTAAACCTGTGGTTACTgtagaaataaagattaataaatagtatatgattataccatgcgtataatatttttatattacggataatatttttaactttgtcaAACTGTGGtataaattatgaacatttttcagaatGACTAATATAAACCATACTGTTCTAAATTTCCcgtttattattactacattataaaGTAAACtctataaaatttctaataatgatatttaatctgctgtttaaaatactaataacaacatactgaaaatgaatgaaactgaaaaatcaaAAACCCAGGGGAGATTATTGAAGTCAACACTGTAAAAGAAGCCATTAGGTCCAAAATCAGTTAAATGGTTAGCCTATCGAATAACTAAGAACAActgcagtaaaaaattaatattaatgaatataaaacttAGCACTActgtatatattcatttaatcgGAAGCTCTATATCCAACTGAACATCTGACATTTGTCAACAAACTTCTAATCGACAAAGAAAtgaagaatactaaaaaaaaattctttcagttcATCAAAGACAGAAATGAAGACACAATAATGAACTCTACACGAACATGGAGAAAATATcagatttacagaaaaaaaagaattgtattttatGATCATCTACAAAGAATGAGCCGTAACAGGCtatttatacactttaaaaatctaaaaactgaaagacatacaagaaatgaaaataacacaAGACGACATCAAAGAACATCTCATTTACTATGAGGaagaattgcaaaatattttaggTTTCCAGGAAAAACtatagaagaaatatttcataCCCGAACAGATTAAAACTACAATTCAACCAAACATAATTCGTGTAAACCTATGACACCAAATACTGATATTAATAGTTAGTTATTTAACGCATAAatgattttttgatgaaataacgCGTCATTAAAAGGTGCCCAGACGAAATATTTGGTCAACCACGTTTTTGCTGAAAAGTGCCAGTGATTCAATAATTCTTCATTATGAATTGACCTGTTTTATTCTGTATGTTGATGGGTTACTAACACGTGCGAGTCTAGTTCCACTTTTACACTAATTTAACATTGAAGCGCTGGTAGCATGTTACTCTATTCTGTCTTGTTTCCCACCATTCTGAACAGGTGTTACTATGCATACTATGCATTTGTTTTCATCGTTTTGATTGCTCCATAAGTtgtgtttgtgttatttttattatttctttgtataatctattgtgttcttttaatcgttttcataattttactgttatttttatgtaatttttcaatcatatttttatttccaattgcTTGTATCTGTGAATGTGACCATAtgtaaataacaaacaacaaaattgtttaatataacctaactttagtaattttttatgtaatatttgttttattatttgaatcatttactaatgttttaaaatattagatattgtaaatgatatttattagttCAACATGGTTTGTTCAATATGTGTAAATGATACTGATATAACAactttcaaatgattttaataactaGTAGCGTTTCAATGAGAAACAgtgattttcattttcttcaggaTATTCCCAATGATGAGCATGATGAAGAACAGGATTTACATCCTCCTGCTCAGATAGGTAAAAGACCTCGAATATCAGTTgctaaaaaaagacaaaacattgGGTTCGCAATGACTGATGTATGATATTACCACAAAGCTTTGCAACGCACAAATATTTGCTGGTACTCCAGGAATAAACTTCCCTACTGATCACTCTTAacaatgtatattcattattctggttattttttactaataaattaattgatattctaGTGAAGCAgattaatctttgtaaaaaatttcttaaaaaaaaaaaaagaaatactaaaccACTTTTTGAGGTTTCACCTGTGAAACAGACTGATAATTATGAGATGTTTTTGTTTGTAGCTGTATATATGCTATCAGGAATTATTTGGAAGCCACTGATTGAAAGTTACTACAGAATCTAGCTACTTTTTACAActcttggatttaaaaaaattctatcccGTAAGAGAAAAACTTCTGTCACATTTCCTCCattttattgatgatattaatAGTAATCCATCTccgaaaaataaaactgattgctGACTATCTTGTTAACAGATTCAGAGAAATATATACACCTGAAAAAAACTTTAACGACTAATGAAAGTTTACTGGAAAGGTAGGCTAAATTTCCAGTTCATTCAGTTATTCAGAACAAAAAGGGCATGCTTTGACATTAAGTCATGTGTTATTTCAGAATCAGAAACTGGTTTTATATACATAACTTGATAGTTTATGTAGTTGCAgacacagaaattataaaaaaacaccctaatcatggctacaccactaATACTATCATAACTCTAAAAGTCATGACAGTATTAATAACTAGTAACCTGTTAGAAAAAGATTACTGTATTTACACTTACAATTATTATTGCCCCTGAACTTGCTCTAGCTTTGAGAAAGCGAAATACAGGCACAGTATTCCAAGATATattgcaaaagaaattaaataaaaatgaaatctgtgCAGCGAGATAAGACAGGAAAAATGATGATGAAGTAACAACTAATCACAAATTACAGTGTAGAAGTAGCATGGAAAGAAAGAAGGCAATGAATCCAAATGTTATCAaaggttattaaatatatttatatatatatataattctcttaatgtgtacattgcaatttgttcctactagtgaacaataaagctaccccaccatggcctaatgagatgaggatatgtatgacatgtaaacaatCTGTAATCTTGTATATGCAGGTGCACCATTCCAGAGACATacggttaattgaactccaaccaatAAAGCACATCAGTATCCacggtttagtttttaaatccatataaaagcaactaacttttactaggatttgaacctgagaacctttaacttcaaaaatcagctgtaaacaattgatttgatatgagttaaccactagaccaaactggTGGGCTAAATATATGAATGAGTTAAGAAATGAACTTTATGTAtgtaatctaaaatttataatagataaCGAAAAGATAATACAGTGGGACTCCAATTTTCTAGATGTCCAACTAACTGGACTGCTTAAATTCAGGctaggcaatttaaaaaactaaaacaatatttgaaaaatttaaacaatattcaaataaatttctgcTTCGACAGGAACCtttattttactgggttttttaactaagtttttagcaattcatttaacaaaaagatatatatacggtctttgttaaactaataaacgtaaattttccaaacactgtatttttttacattttattttttttttgcattgtacATATGTTACCCATTTACGTCTacagtaaatgttttttaaattatcttttccagTTACccagatttggccttgcaaaAGTCCATCCAGATAATTGGTGTTCCACTGTATGCAAGATCTAATACCCTTACCACttcaatttcaacttttatattttttgattcaaCTAAGTTGATCTCTTCAATTTCTAAAGGATCTTTTGGTATATCACTGTTAATCATATCAACCATTTTCTCTTTAGGTTGTACTAAATGTACTTgctgcaacaaaaaacaaaaatgaattcttcaaagtaaatgtttatgattttttgtataatttataaaataaaaataattattatctctaaTTTACTTACTACACACATTAACAGGGCAGCTACAgtcaaattatcattattaatagatataattaataattatcattattaataatcactTTAATGGGCCAGGTTTTGTATGGGAAAACCTAGAAAATTTCTTACACCAAATTTTAtcatccaaatttaaatgttaaaaatgctgctATTCACTTTACAgatttttctatacattttaatcttttacaatcaaataatttgttaactgTTGTGGTAATTCTCCTGATTCAGTTATTTCTAATGTTACAAACATTAGTGTCCATATTGCTTATGGTGAAATCTTTGAtagagataaatataatttacctttagAGATAAAGTTGCCTAAGACTTTCAATTCTTATCTTATATCCTATCAACAcataccagattataaaaatataaattttgtaagagTCAACATTTAATGAATGAGAGTTAGAttctaaataagatttatttattttttgttaccatatACGCTTCAACATTATGTGTGGAACATGAAAATGCAATTTTGTAGCATAAGAAAAATActatgcctgactggaatttgatattgatcatgttatagaaatttttgcTGAGGAATTGCAACTATGTATTACAGTGGTCACTATGAAATATGCCATTTGTGTTTAAACTACTgcacttaagttaaaaaaatttcacaataaaaatgaaggtacaatcaaaaaattattttcgcgCTAGCTCGATTTGGCCGATTTTAGTTACaatcatttgtttgaaaattagagGCATGAAAGCAgagtttttacactttttttttggagAATGTCAATTTTGAATTGCTATAAAATCCAAACCGATAGATACAAATTTTCTACTTTTGgagataaattatttcttaataattgtaattaagatttagcccaaAACTACTACTATTTATGCTTACAGGTCATTTCAAGTAAGAAATCAAATTTTGGTTAACATTAGGTGTAGAAAAAAGATATTTCCACTAATATCAGGcattaatttttgtagaaattttcagcattataataaattatataacatttaccAATACGATTTTAATATCTCTATGtaatctgttattctttttatagaTGAATCATTGATAGAAATATTGtgaatagttgtaaaaataaaatcaccaacagtataataataataatatttacaaaaattgtaatttataatattaacgaaGTAAAAAGTAATCTGATAAAACTGTGTGAAAGGTAATATTAGACCATGTCTGCATTATAGCAACAAACAGGAT
Proteins encoded:
- the LOC142333903 gene encoding uncharacterized protein LOC142333903 isoform X1, which translates into the protein MNGPVNNTLINEALPLNKNIKLDTKQYNVAETICVFLPHHITETDASSEHQVHLVQPKEKMVDMINSDIPKDPLEIEEINLVESKNIKVEIEVDSEISLNNEVLPHLNLKMETNELEINDLHTVKTEEVMEFSAGHQINLVHLKEEPLDIMNGSIEKDPLAIEDTNKSENLKVENEVVTIDKGIIKGGTNHCITCKCVNNSVHDGIIKKKSSECKCAYGDVTTEESLVKNISSENKFIQKGKKLVCEYCDGRFGCKCYLKRHINFHGKKKKNNSNVCEKSLIRDSALKTHLTTHNEEENYVCNFCQKSFIRKDTLKTHINFHTKEKNYACYVCQKVFYQPSDLKKHINSHTKEKTYVCNFCQKVLTCSSRLKAHINIHTKEKNYICNICQKSFNHKNTLRTHINLHTKEKSSSGLKTHLNIHNKEKNCICNFCQKSFYRKDSLMKHINLHTKEKIYVCNVCQKDFYHPSDLKKHLKIHKKEKNYI
- the LOC142333903 gene encoding uncharacterized protein LOC142333903 isoform X2 yields the protein MNGPVNNTLINEALPLNKNIKLDTKQYNVAETICVFLPHHITETDASSEHQVHLVQPKEKMVDMINSDIPKDPLEIEEINLVESKNIKVEIEVDSEISLNNEVLPHLNLKMETNELEINDLHTVKTEEVMEFSAGHQINLVHLKEEPLDIMNGSIEKDPLAIEDTNKSENLKVENEVVRLIDFEYSGTQIIQMELARPNLDN